A DNA window from Anaerocolumna sp. AGMB13020 contains the following coding sequences:
- a CDS encoding restriction endonuclease translates to MGKRIAFQFSDDLDYQLKAINSTVNLFKGLSRQIDGIYRPNRIRKTGERDPVRNNDIVVGSRLLENLRGIQLSNDLFADNALTDGNNFTIEMETGTGKTYVYLRTILELYQEYGFKKFIIVVPSIAIRKGVEKSIEQLQDHFKRLYNMDISKHSFIYDSGNPKQVSSKLVESNDLSICVMNIQAFNKDTNKIRVEDEYGQIIWEDIKYIKPIVIIDEPQKIEGTKKNKSKSLKAIEELQPLFTLRYSATHKQLYNQVYKLDSYAAYQKDLVKKIEVKTVHGVIPKDYPYIRYVSFTSDLKARIEIYKQEQGGVIRFKTVDVRGGASLDELSGNLPQYKNVRIAEEPHKLKPLAIATMDKIIYLEQGHSNYEIEKNEAVRIQIRLAIKNNFEKQLTILKKGRKIKALTLFFIDSVDKVRDNTAPDGRGEYLRIFDEEYEKAIKTYGSAIEKNKEFFPDYKNVQAVREGYFAMDAKKNIVEIEDWDSSVDDANANVKAKSQEDIDRGISLILEKKDELISFDEPLAFIFSHSALREGWDNPNVFTLCTLKASGSDIAKKQEIGRGLRLPVDITGNRCLDAGINQLTVIANDYYDHFASALQKDFNDNMNYDKNEVTAEVLISTLKNAGVPVTKITADLVDTFKQELISNGVMNVSNILSGTPEQTTKLFENLNFNDETLAEHTENIKKQFKELMIQKGSRKIEVRNGDNEPYENRVRSFVSQDEFKDFYYTLCSHLSKKTIYKFQIDKDKFINDCIWELNDFLRFMRAKNVYEIETGKGTFTDSAMFVMEGTNYKVGGMEIDITCETKSDFEIANYIMFHTMLPRLAIFKIIKGIEKRELLNNQDILDAVTQKVRKKLNDAKAENITSYEVINGYETDARNIFELDTISEEDFENEWRVFQANNDRSSAMNAYYKMDSKGEKEFAEKLENNQNVLMFTKLKKGGFVIDTPYGSYSPDWAIICRKEGLKQPELGIYFIVETKAGKADNTLQTMEINKIKCGKLHFKAVSDTVNFDWVNSYEHFRAKFGVKESELE, encoded by the coding sequence ATGGGAAAACGTATTGCATTCCAGTTCAGTGATGACTTGGATTATCAGTTAAAGGCTATTAATTCTACTGTTAATTTATTTAAAGGATTATCCAGGCAGATAGATGGTATCTATCGCCCAAATCGTATCAGAAAAACAGGTGAAAGAGACCCTGTAAGAAATAATGATATTGTAGTAGGAAGCAGGTTATTAGAGAATCTTAGAGGTATACAGCTCTCTAATGATTTATTTGCAGATAATGCACTAACGGATGGTAATAATTTTACTATTGAGATGGAGACAGGTACAGGTAAAACCTATGTGTATTTACGGACCATTTTAGAGCTTTATCAAGAATATGGGTTTAAGAAATTTATAATTGTTGTTCCATCCATTGCTATTCGTAAAGGTGTAGAGAAATCGATAGAGCAGCTTCAAGACCACTTTAAGCGTTTGTATAATATGGATATTTCTAAACATAGCTTTATTTATGATAGTGGCAACCCAAAACAGGTTAGCTCCAAGTTGGTAGAAAGCAATGATTTGAGTATCTGCGTTATGAATATTCAAGCATTTAATAAGGACACCAATAAGATTCGTGTTGAGGATGAGTATGGACAGATTATCTGGGAAGATATCAAATATATCAAGCCGATTGTAATTATTGATGAGCCACAGAAGATTGAAGGAACAAAGAAAAATAAATCAAAATCACTGAAGGCCATTGAAGAGCTACAGCCCTTATTTACTCTCAGGTATTCTGCAACACATAAACAATTATATAATCAGGTTTATAAGCTTGATTCATATGCTGCGTATCAGAAGGACCTTGTTAAAAAGATTGAGGTTAAGACGGTGCATGGAGTAATACCAAAAGATTATCCTTATATTCGTTATGTGTCTTTTACTTCTGATTTGAAGGCAAGAATTGAGATATATAAACAGGAACAGGGAGGAGTCATCCGTTTTAAAACAGTGGATGTGCGAGGGGGAGCTTCTCTTGATGAACTATCCGGTAATCTGCCACAATATAAGAATGTGCGTATAGCAGAAGAACCACATAAGCTGAAGCCTTTAGCGATTGCTACAATGGATAAGATTATTTATCTGGAGCAGGGACACAGCAATTATGAGATAGAAAAGAATGAAGCAGTTCGCATCCAGATTAGGTTAGCAATTAAGAATAACTTTGAAAAGCAGCTTACCATTCTCAAAAAGGGAAGGAAAATAAAGGCTCTAACATTGTTCTTTATCGATTCCGTTGATAAGGTGCGTGATAACACAGCTCCAGATGGAAGAGGTGAATACCTACGTATTTTTGATGAAGAGTATGAAAAAGCTATAAAAACGTATGGTTCAGCTATCGAAAAAAACAAAGAGTTTTTTCCTGACTATAAAAATGTTCAGGCGGTGCGAGAGGGTTATTTTGCGATGGATGCAAAGAAAAATATAGTTGAGATTGAGGATTGGGATTCTTCGGTAGATGATGCCAATGCCAATGTAAAAGCGAAATCACAGGAAGATATTGATAGAGGAATCAGTTTAATATTAGAAAAGAAGGATGAGTTAATTTCTTTTGATGAGCCACTGGCATTTATTTTTTCTCATTCCGCATTACGCGAAGGATGGGATAATCCGAATGTATTTACCCTTTGTACTTTGAAAGCCAGTGGTTCGGATATTGCAAAGAAGCAGGAAATTGGACGAGGACTACGACTACCGGTAGATATTACAGGTAATAGATGCCTTGATGCAGGAATTAATCAGCTGACTGTAATTGCAAATGACTATTATGACCATTTTGCATCAGCGCTTCAAAAAGATTTCAACGATAACATGAACTATGATAAGAATGAGGTTACTGCTGAAGTTCTGATTTCGACCTTGAAAAATGCAGGTGTACCGGTAACTAAGATTACTGCAGATCTTGTAGATACATTTAAGCAGGAATTGATTTCTAATGGTGTTATGAATGTATCAAATATTTTAAGTGGAACACCGGAACAGACAACGAAGCTTTTTGAAAATTTAAACTTTAATGACGAAACCCTCGCAGAGCATACAGAGAATATTAAGAAGCAGTTTAAAGAGCTAATGATTCAAAAAGGCAGCCGAAAGATTGAGGTTCGTAATGGTGATAACGAACCTTATGAAAACCGTGTGCGCTCTTTTGTTTCACAGGATGAATTTAAGGACTTCTATTACACCTTATGCAGTCATTTGTCAAAGAAAACAATATATAAGTTCCAAATTGATAAGGATAAATTCATCAATGACTGTATCTGGGAGCTGAATGATTTCTTACGCTTTATGAGAGCGAAGAATGTTTATGAAATAGAGACAGGTAAAGGAACATTTACTGATTCTGCGATGTTTGTGATGGAAGGAACCAATTATAAAGTTGGTGGAATGGAGATTGATATTACATGCGAGACAAAGAGTGATTTTGAAATAGCGAATTATATCATGTTTCATACAATGCTCCCGAGATTGGCAATTTTCAAGATTATTAAAGGAATAGAAAAAAGAGAATTATTAAATAACCAGGATATCCTGGATGCGGTTACACAAAAAGTCCGTAAAAAGCTAAATGATGCAAAGGCTGAAAATATCACATCGTATGAAGTGATTAATGGATATGAGACCGATGCCAGAAACATATTTGAATTGGATACTATTAGTGAAGAAGATTTTGAGAATGAATGGCGCGTGTTTCAAGCTAATAATGACCGTAGTTCTGCTATGAATGCATATTATAAAATGGACAGCAAGGGAGAGAAGGAGTTCGCTGAGAAATTAGAGAACAATCAGAATGTTCTGATGTTCACTAAGTTGAAAAAAGGCGGATTTGTAATTGATACGCCTTACGGTAGTTATTCTCCGGACTGGGCAATTATATGTCGCAAAGAAGGATTGAAGCAACCAGAGCTTGGCATTTACTTCATAGTAGAAACAAAAGCAGGAAAAGCAGATAATACATTACAGACCATGGAGATTAATAAAATCAAGTGTGGTAAACTGCATTTCAAAGCGGTATCTGACACGGTGAATTTTGACTGGGTTAATAGCTATGAGCATTTTAGAGCAAAGTTCGGTGTAAAAGAAAGTGAATTGGAATAA
- a CDS encoding YdbC family protein — MADIKYEIIEEIGVLSENAKGWRKELNLISWNDAAPKYDIREWAPGHEKMGKGVTLTKEEVDKLKELLY, encoded by the coding sequence ATGGCTGACATTAAATATGAAATAATAGAAGAAATCGGAGTTTTATCAGAAAACGCAAAGGGTTGGAGAAAAGAATTGAATCTCATCAGCTGGAATGATGCGGCTCCAAAGTATGATATTCGTGAGTGGGCTCCGGGTCATGAAAAGATGGGAAAAGGGGTTACGCTGACGAAGGAAGAAGTAGATAAGTTGAAAGAGCTTCTGTATTAA
- a CDS encoding DUF6462 family protein, with protein MKKKGVLSDNIKPEMIGDKRYLRVAEGAKRYSVRVNTFRNMTEETHALIHASRIVLIDTRMIDEYLEAFRE; from the coding sequence ATGAAGAAGAAAGGAGTGTTGTCGGATAACATTAAGCCGGAGATGATTGGAGACAAAAGATATTTGCGTGTTGCAGAAGGTGCCAAGAGATATTCTGTTAGAGTAAATACATTCCGTAATATGACAGAGGAAACGCATGCATTGATTCATGCAAGTAGAATTGTACTGATTGATACAAGGATGATTGATGAATATCTAGAAGCATTTAGGGAGTAG
- a CDS encoding helicase-related protein, with product MINAINSNEQMIEKINEILQTKKNAVVNIVNDKLTISVFSLLEKNLHNVKEINIVIRDINLLPHQAEISHEFEMNPTDILFNSYDITEKNKLQHFSKARNMHDFIEKHVNVRRVRPSVRINGNVLIIDDDFMIQGSSSLEVSKKMSRDGLNNINFDTILSGIADKEQIVNALSTFKRVWFNEQVSLDYKEELLASLKYVYKEHSPEFLYYFTLNELFGNQLDVGVERFEKDSQRFKKTEIWNALFNFQKDCVVSAIRKLNKYGGCIIADSVGLGKTFEALAIIKYFEIGMNRVLVLTPAKLYDNWNSFRGDYKDSFLHESFNYRIMFHTDLSRYNGMSRSGQDLKKFDWGLYDLVVIDESHNFRNRNDRYDEDDQLIMTRYARLMQDVIKRGNNNTKVLLLSATPVNNSLVDLKNQISVITGDKDFAFEEDGIQSIDNLLRKTSASINVWERRLGHNKDELLDSLPSEFYKLLEMMTIARSRKHIMSFYGNKDVGKFPEKNKPDTLRSDIDTEGDLLNFKETNELLEALILSVYTPTKYIKEDAKKIYIDKYNIKGKRGSNLNFDIQSSGMIVLHRFNLFKRLESSVYSFEETLRRLLERIERTEHLLRKGGGTVDENYNDFDEYENEEVYLEGKYEIDVRHLRVDDYLEDLASDKYILQAIYKNAKKILDNERDQKLRDLKERIIKKVKETPYNAGNKKIIVFTAFADTADYLYDSLADEMLGLGIHTACITGRNIKCNNRKVDADFNSVLCAFSPLSKMKKEIPGEEQIDLLIGTDCISEGQNLQDCDTVINFDIQWNPVSLIQRFGRIDRIGSKNSNIQMINFFPNMELNEYLGLEQRVKGKMTTLNLVSTGDENILTPEMNDFNFRKRQLERLKEEVIDIEDANENLSLTDLNMNEYLYELSDYVNSNPEMKKTPKGIYSVTGDEKPGVLFCFKHSNLMDKPKSDSSLYPYYLIYIQNDGTVLYGNGQAREVVKQFRKLCYGKDKPIMDLFGKFFERTKNATKMGFYSDLLNKAIRSIKGEEESKAVQNMFDFNGFNNAFAGETADDFELISFLVVE from the coding sequence ATGATTAACGCTATAAACTCAAATGAACAGATGATAGAAAAAATTAATGAAATTCTTCAAACAAAGAAGAATGCAGTGGTAAATATTGTAAATGATAAGCTGACTATTTCTGTATTTTCCTTATTGGAAAAGAATCTACATAATGTAAAAGAAATCAATATTGTCATAAGAGATATTAATCTCTTGCCACATCAGGCAGAGATATCGCATGAATTTGAAATGAACCCTACCGATATTTTATTTAATTCATATGATATAACGGAGAAAAATAAACTTCAGCATTTTTCTAAGGCGAGGAATATGCATGACTTCATCGAGAAGCATGTTAATGTCCGCAGAGTAAGACCAAGCGTTCGTATTAATGGCAACGTGCTTATAATTGATGATGATTTTATGATTCAAGGTTCCTCTTCATTGGAAGTATCTAAGAAGATGAGTAGGGACGGACTTAATAATATTAATTTTGATACAATCTTAAGTGGTATTGCTGATAAAGAGCAAATCGTGAATGCGTTGAGTACATTTAAGCGGGTATGGTTTAATGAGCAGGTTTCATTGGATTATAAAGAAGAGCTGTTAGCAAGCTTGAAATATGTATACAAGGAGCATTCACCAGAATTCTTATACTACTTTACGTTAAATGAACTGTTCGGAAACCAATTGGATGTTGGTGTAGAGAGATTTGAAAAGGATAGCCAAAGATTTAAGAAAACTGAAATATGGAATGCTCTCTTCAACTTTCAGAAAGATTGTGTCGTATCAGCTATTCGTAAGCTTAACAAATATGGTGGTTGTATTATAGCGGATTCAGTTGGTCTTGGTAAGACATTTGAAGCTCTTGCTATCATTAAATACTTTGAAATTGGGATGAATAGAGTTTTGGTTCTCACACCGGCAAAGCTCTATGATAACTGGAATTCATTTCGTGGAGACTATAAAGATTCATTCTTACATGAATCATTTAATTATCGAATCATGTTTCATACTGATTTATCGAGATATAATGGTATGTCACGCTCCGGTCAGGACTTGAAGAAATTTGATTGGGGTTTATACGATTTGGTAGTTATTGATGAATCTCATAATTTTCGAAATCGTAATGACAGATATGATGAGGATGACCAGCTTATTATGACAAGATATGCTAGGCTGATGCAGGATGTTATTAAGCGTGGAAATAATAATACAAAAGTACTTTTGCTATCAGCGACACCGGTAAATAATAGCCTGGTAGACCTGAAGAATCAGATTAGTGTCATTACTGGGGACAAGGATTTTGCATTTGAAGAAGATGGAATTCAGAGTATAGATAATTTGCTTAGAAAAACATCTGCAAGCATTAATGTATGGGAAAGAAGACTCGGGCATAATAAAGATGAATTGCTAGACAGTCTTCCATCAGAATTTTATAAACTACTTGAAATGATGACGATTGCAAGAAGCCGTAAGCATATCATGAGTTTTTATGGTAATAAAGATGTAGGAAAGTTCCCTGAAAAGAATAAACCAGATACACTTCGAAGCGATATTGATACAGAGGGGGATTTGCTGAATTTTAAGGAAACCAATGAATTGCTGGAGGCTTTAATTCTTAGCGTATATACTCCTACGAAATATATCAAAGAAGATGCCAAGAAGATTTACATAGATAAATATAACATTAAAGGTAAGCGCGGTAGTAACTTGAACTTTGATATTCAGTCCAGTGGTATGATTGTTCTTCATCGTTTTAATTTATTTAAACGATTGGAAAGTTCTGTATATTCCTTCGAGGAAACCCTCCGCCGTTTATTAGAAAGAATTGAAAGAACAGAACATCTTCTTAGAAAAGGTGGCGGTACTGTTGATGAAAATTACAATGACTTCGACGAATATGAAAATGAGGAAGTATATTTAGAGGGTAAATATGAGATAGATGTTCGCCATTTAAGAGTGGATGATTATTTGGAGGATTTGGCCAGTGATAAGTATATTCTTCAGGCAATCTATAAGAATGCAAAGAAGATACTTGATAATGAAAGAGACCAAAAACTAAGGGATTTAAAGGAAAGAATAATTAAAAAGGTAAAAGAAACGCCTTACAATGCTGGTAATAAAAAAATAATAGTATTTACTGCTTTTGCTGATACAGCTGATTACTTGTACGATTCGTTAGCTGATGAGATGCTTGGACTAGGAATTCACACAGCCTGTATTACGGGTAGAAACATAAAGTGTAATAATCGAAAAGTGGATGCAGATTTTAATTCTGTATTATGCGCTTTTTCACCGTTGTCTAAGATGAAGAAGGAAATACCAGGAGAAGAACAGATTGATTTGCTTATTGGTACTGACTGTATATCGGAAGGTCAAAATTTACAGGATTGTGATACTGTAATAAACTTTGACATTCAATGGAATCCGGTATCATTGATTCAGCGTTTTGGAAGAATTGACCGTATTGGTAGTAAGAATAGTAATATTCAGATGATTAATTTCTTCCCAAACATGGAATTAAACGAATACCTGGGTTTGGAACAGCGGGTTAAGGGTAAGATGACAACATTAAATCTTGTTTCTACCGGTGATGAGAATATTCTTACACCTGAGATGAACGATTTTAACTTCAGAAAGCGTCAATTGGAAAGGCTAAAAGAAGAAGTTATTGATATTGAGGACGCAAATGAAAACCTGTCACTTACAGACTTAAACATGAATGAGTATTTGTACGAACTATCGGATTACGTTAATTCTAATCCAGAGATGAAAAAGACTCCGAAGGGCATTTATTCTGTAACTGGCGATGAGAAGCCGGGCGTTCTTTTCTGCTTCAAGCATAGTAATCTTATGGATAAGCCGAAGTCAGATAGCTCTTTGTATCCATATTATTTAATTTACATACAAAATGATGGAACAGTATTATATGGAAATGGACAAGCAAGAGAGGTTGTAAAACAATTCCGAAAGCTTTGTTATGGCAAAGACAAACCTATTATGGACTTGTTCGGAAAGTTCTTTGAACGAACGAAGAATGCTACAAAGATGGGTTTCTATTCAGACCTTTTAAATAAAGCAATTCGCTCAATTAAAGGAGAAGAGGAATCAAAGGCTGTTCAGAATATGTTTGATTTTAATGGATTTAACAATGCTTTTGCTGGAGAAACAGCGGATGATTTTGAATTAATATCATTTTTGGTGGTGGAATAA
- a CDS encoding DUF4391 domain-containing protein yields the protein MFKIPEQYKAGVNIVLKDFIPKDLKPEQKKRIRDSIKKVQLTYQIVGEEIPSVVNDEYRCQVIQFYDIEIRSMKDAAFLAGIYQGLIKPLCVIRLHDSMDEAYSLSLKRLNQQDNTQIVVECSEMTESYPVGLPDSKRDRLFSYIDFTKVKNKTDKINFYKEIYAKIYLLNNEKAYANTVEIMDSNVWYDANRTGRMLLYYKGLVDERMMLTRVVTNAEKVSINQRIKEEIKLLDEERY from the coding sequence ATGTTTAAAATACCAGAACAATACAAGGCAGGCGTCAATATTGTATTAAAGGACTTTATACCGAAGGATTTAAAACCTGAACAGAAGAAGCGAATAAGGGATTCGATTAAGAAGGTACAGCTTACCTATCAGATTGTTGGAGAGGAAATACCTTCAGTTGTGAATGATGAATATCGTTGTCAGGTAATTCAGTTTTATGATATTGAAATTAGAAGTATGAAGGATGCTGCCTTTTTAGCAGGAATCTACCAAGGGCTGATTAAGCCTTTGTGTGTAATAAGATTACATGATTCTATGGATGAAGCATATTCCCTATCATTAAAGAGGCTGAATCAGCAGGATAATACACAAATTGTTGTTGAGTGTAGCGAAATGACTGAAAGTTATCCCGTAGGATTACCGGATTCGAAAAGAGATAGATTGTTTTCCTATATCGATTTTACCAAGGTTAAGAATAAAACAGATAAAATTAATTTCTATAAAGAGATTTACGCCAAGATTTATCTGCTTAATAATGAAAAGGCATACGCTAACACGGTGGAGATAATGGATAGCAATGTCTGGTATGATGCCAATAGAACAGGAAGAATGCTCTTATATTATAAAGGGTTAGTTGATGAGCGGATGATGCTTACAAGAGTCGTTACGAATGCGGAAAAGGTTAGTATTAACCAAAGAATTAAAGAAGAAATTAAGTTATTGGATGAAGAAAGATATTAA
- the lysS gene encoding lysine--tRNA ligase, with protein sequence MAEEKIQAQEKVQTEQELNELLKVRRNKLSELKENGKDPFQIMKYQVTHQSKDIEAEFETLEGKEVSIAGRIMSKRVMGKASFCNIQDIKGNIQVYVRKDAIGEELYAEFKKYDMGDIIGITGEVFKTHTEEISVKVTSIVLLTKSLQILPEKYHGLKDTDVRYRQRYVDLIVNPEVKDTFIKRSLIIREIRKYLDGKNFIEVETPVLVPNAGGAAAKPFFTHHNALDEDIHLRISLELYLKRLIVGGLERVYEIGRVFRNEGLSVRHNPEFTLLELYQAYTDYYGMMDLAEELYRTVAQNVLGTTTISYDGVVIDLSKPFERMTMLEAVKKYSGVDFSEVKTEEEAKAIAKEHHVAFEDRHKKGDIINLFFEEFVEENLVQPTFIMDHPVEISPLAKRKPEAPDFTERFELFITKREMANAFSELNDPIDQRGRFEAQEALKAAGDEEANSMDEDFLTALEYGMPPTGGIGIGIDRLVMLLTDSAAIRDVLLFPTMKTLEK encoded by the coding sequence GTGGCTGAGGAAAAGATACAGGCGCAGGAAAAGGTGCAGACAGAACAGGAGCTAAATGAGCTTTTGAAGGTAAGAAGGAACAAGCTTTCCGAATTAAAGGAAAACGGCAAGGATCCTTTTCAGATAATGAAATACCAGGTGACACACCAGTCGAAAGATATCGAAGCGGAATTTGAAACCCTGGAAGGCAAGGAAGTATCCATTGCCGGACGTATCATGTCCAAACGTGTAATGGGTAAGGCCTCTTTTTGCAATATCCAGGATATCAAAGGAAATATCCAGGTGTATGTAAGAAAAGACGCAATCGGAGAAGAACTTTATGCTGAGTTCAAAAAATATGACATGGGTGATATCATTGGTATTACCGGTGAGGTATTTAAGACTCATACAGAAGAGATTTCCGTAAAGGTTACGAGCATTGTTCTTTTAACAAAGAGCCTTCAGATACTGCCTGAAAAATATCACGGACTGAAGGATACCGATGTCAGATATCGTCAGAGATATGTTGACTTGATCGTGAATCCGGAAGTAAAGGATACCTTTATCAAACGTTCACTCATCATCAGAGAAATCAGAAAGTATCTGGATGGAAAGAACTTTATTGAGGTAGAGACACCTGTTCTGGTTCCTAATGCAGGCGGAGCAGCCGCAAAACCTTTCTTCACTCACCATAACGCGCTGGATGAAGACATCCATTTACGTATTTCTTTAGAGTTATACCTGAAGAGACTGATTGTCGGCGGACTTGAGAGAGTGTATGAAATCGGAAGAGTATTCCGTAATGAGGGGCTTTCCGTAAGACACAATCCTGAATTTACACTGTTGGAGCTCTATCAGGCTTATACAGATTATTATGGTATGATGGATCTTGCAGAAGAGTTGTACCGTACCGTTGCACAGAATGTACTCGGCACAACTACGATTTCCTATGATGGTGTTGTTATAGACTTAAGCAAGCCTTTCGAGAGAATGACCATGTTAGAGGCTGTTAAGAAATATTCCGGTGTTGATTTCTCTGAGGTAAAAACAGAGGAAGAGGCAAAAGCAATTGCAAAAGAGCATCATGTTGCATTTGAAGACAGACATAAGAAGGGTGATATCATTAATCTTTTCTTCGAGGAATTCGTAGAAGAGAATCTGGTACAGCCGACCTTTATCATGGATCATCCGGTAGAGATTTCACCCCTTGCCAAGAGAAAGCCGGAAGCACCTGACTTTACTGAGAGATTCGAGTTATTTATAACGAAGAGAGAGATGGCGAATGCATTCTCTGAGTTAAATGATCCCATTGATCAGAGAGGCCGTTTTGAGGCTCAGGAGGCTTTAAAGGCTGCGGGTGATGAAGAAGCCAATTCTATGGATGAAGATTTCCTGACGGCATTGGAATATGGTATGCCGCCAACTGGTGGTATTGGTATTGGAATTGACCGTCTTGTAATGCTGCTGACGGATTCTGCGGCGATTAGGGATGTACTTTTGTTCCCGACGATGAAGACATTGGAGAAGTAA
- a CDS encoding site-specific DNA-methyltransferase: MGYEKVQQGINNIVGDNVKKLAQLFPSAIKDGEVDFEALKEELGQFSEAGSEKYELTWAGKKNAKKIAQEDIIGKTLKYIPEDSKDTATTKNLYIEGDNLEVLKLLRQNYYGAIKMIYIDPPYNTGNDFVYNDNFTVSEKKSSFEEGNANISGERYTINSKSSNRFHARWLDNIYPRLKIAKDLLTEDGAIFISIDDNEVHNLKKVCDEIFGEEGFVGQLSIVNNLKGRNDKKNIATCHEYLLIYGKALFESNGLPLTEEQRNKFDKEDENGNKYQLRDLRKRGRPDRREDRPNMYFPIYYNELTKECFLERQENTIEILPLRGDGSDGRWRWGKERVKANLAILEPRYSNIAGRWGIEHRVYLNPAMNPINSDDEEEDGDIEERSSKAKSVWQGGELSTDVGRRTFKEIMGNAAFDYPKPVDYLTKLVYMGTSDSDIVMDFFSGSASMAHAVMIVNSIENTRRKFVMIQWPEECDEKTEAYNLGFKNICEIGKERIRRAGEKIREDNPNSSIDIGFKLFKMADTNIKWNSILDMGQLDITQLETTPDLADFMPNTNDIDIVYELMLRQRDVSLSETLENLEGIGERTYLYASSYLVCLETFITEEIVDKLAAIDPLPIKFIFRDSAFKDDISLKDETFRRLKALIEKNSGTTKLSYTVEFI, encoded by the coding sequence ATGGGTTATGAAAAAGTACAACAAGGTATAAACAACATTGTGGGGGATAATGTAAAAAAGCTGGCACAATTATTTCCGTCAGCAATAAAAGATGGAGAGGTTGATTTTGAGGCTTTAAAAGAAGAGTTAGGACAATTTTCTGAGGCAGGTAGTGAGAAGTATGAACTGACTTGGGCGGGAAAGAAAAATGCAAAGAAAATAGCACAGGAAGATATTATTGGAAAGACATTAAAATATATTCCGGAAGATAGTAAAGATACTGCTACTACAAAAAATTTATATATCGAAGGAGATAATCTTGAAGTATTGAAGTTGCTCCGTCAGAATTATTATGGTGCAATCAAAATGATTTATATTGATCCACCATATAATACGGGAAATGATTTTGTTTATAATGATAATTTTACTGTTTCTGAGAAGAAGAGTTCTTTCGAAGAAGGTAATGCTAATATATCGGGAGAAAGGTATACAATTAATAGTAAGTCAAGTAATAGATTTCATGCTAGATGGTTAGATAATATATATCCTAGACTAAAAATTGCAAAAGATTTGTTAACTGAAGATGGAGCGATATTTATAAGTATTGATGATAATGAAGTTCATAATTTAAAAAAAGTATGTGATGAGATATTTGGTGAAGAAGGATTTGTGGGTCAGCTTTCTATTGTAAATAATCTAAAGGGGCGAAATGATAAGAAAAATATCGCAACTTGCCATGAATATTTATTAATTTATGGGAAAGCATTGTTTGAATCCAATGGGTTACCGCTTACTGAAGAACAAAGGAATAAGTTTGATAAGGAAGATGAAAATGGTAACAAGTATCAGCTGAGAGATTTGAGAAAAAGGGGAAGACCAGATAGACGAGAAGATAGACCTAATATGTATTTTCCTATATATTACAATGAGTTAACAAAGGAGTGTTTTTTAGAAAGGCAAGAAAATACAATTGAAATTTTACCTTTGCGTGGTGATGGAAGTGATGGCCGTTGGAGATGGGGGAAGGAACGTGTTAAAGCTAATTTGGCAATACTTGAACCTAGATACTCTAACATTGCAGGAAGGTGGGGAATTGAACATAGAGTTTATTTAAATCCAGCAATGAACCCAATCAATTCTGATGACGAAGAAGAAGATGGAGATATAGAAGAGCGCAGTTCGAAAGCAAAATCAGTATGGCAAGGAGGAGAGTTGTCAACTGATGTTGGAAGAAGAACATTCAAGGAAATTATGGGTAATGCAGCTTTTGATTATCCAAAACCAGTAGATTATTTAACAAAATTAGTTTATATGGGGACTTCCGATTCTGATATAGTAATGGATTTCTTCTCAGGTTCAGCTTCAATGGCTCATGCGGTGATGATAGTAAATAGCATTGAGAATACAAGAAGAAAGTTTGTTATGATTCAATGGCCAGAGGAATGTGACGAAAAGACAGAAGCATATAATCTTGGGTTTAAAAATATTTGTGAAATTGGTAAAGAACGAATTCGAAGAGCTGGAGAAAAAATTAGAGAAGATAATCCTAATTCTTCAATTGATATAGGTTTTAAGCTGTTCAAAATGGCAGATACCAATATTAAGTGGAATTCTATATTAGATATGGGACAGCTAGACATTACACAATTAGAGACTACGCCTGACCTTGCAGATTTCATGCCAAACACAAATGATATTGATATTGTTTATGAGTTAATGCTTAGACAGCGTGATGTTTCTTTATCAGAAACACTAGAAAATCTAGAAGGTATTGGAGAACGAACCTATTTATATGCCAGCAGTTATCTTGTATGTCTGGAAACGTTCATTACAGAAGAGATAGTTGATAAGTTAGCAGCAATTGACCCACTACCTATTAAATTTATATTCAGAGATTCTGCTTTTAAGGATGATATTTCTTTAAAAGATGAGACATTCCGAAGATTAAAGGCTCTTATCGAGAAAAACTCTGGAACTACTAAGCTATCATATACTGTTGAATTTATCTGA